Sequence from the Acidobacteriota bacterium genome:
CCACGCGGACCGAAACGGTGGACAAGAACGAGAATCGAGGGGCAGCCCCACAGGACCTCGGGAACTTCGAGATCCAGCGGCTGAATCGCACGCCACACACGCCTCGGCCCGAGGCCAGGCCGTTCCAGGGGGGCGCCGGGGACGGACAGAGCATTCGCCGGGCTGGACCACAGAAGGCGGGCAGCGCCAGGGCACGTCCGTCAGATACGACGGCGACGAAGAGAACGCCCGCAAAACCCCGTCGGAAGTCGTAGCTGTCGAGACTCAGAACGAGAAGTAGAAGACGAGGTCGATGCCGTACTGCTCGATTCTTTGCGTGAGCGATCGGTTACCTGTTGTCAGGCCGTCGCCTTCGGCGACGTTACCCTGCAGGCGCAGGTAGTCGGCCAGGCGGTATTCCAGGAGGAACTGGGAGACCTGCTGGTTGCCGAACTGCTGACGGAAGCGCAGGAAGAGATCCTGCGTCACCTGCTGGCCGATCACGACGGCGGGATTGACGCGCCCGTTGGGATCGGTGGTCTCGACCTCGAACTGGTCGAGTGAGAGCGTGCTGCCGAGCGCCTCGGCGAGCGGCGACACCACGAAGCCCGCGGCGATACCGCCCGCGCGCGACGACAGGGAGTTCTGCTGCCCGGTCCCCAGTTGGTTGAGCGGCTGGTTGAACACGATGAGCGCGAGAATGTCGCCGTTGTCGAGCGGCGGGTCCGACGACAGCGACAGATCCGGCTGGCTCGCCGTGCCCTGGATACGCACGCGAGCCTCCACGCCCTGGATGACGCGCTGCGCCGTGATGTCCAGGCGCGGATCGATTTCCTCGTTCCCGCGGAAGAGAATCTGCCCGTCCGAGAGGATGTCGAAGCGACGCCCCTGGTACGCATACGTGCCGCGCACCGTCTTGACGGCGCCGAGCAGCACGATGGGCTGGCCCGCCGTCTTGGCCACGCGGAAGTCGCCGCCGAACGTCGCGTTGATGTCGCCGATCGACGCGCGCGCCACTTCGATGCTCTGCCCGCGCAGCACGAGATTGTCGGGGATGCGCACCTGGACGTTGAGCGCCAGGTTCTCGAACACACTCGCAGGCTCGGCGGCGGCTTCCCCGGTGGATGGTGCTCCCGACGCCGCGGCCGACGTCTGCGCCGGCACGTCAGGGTCCGGCGCAGCCGGACGACCGACACTGAACGTGTTCATGCCCGGCGCGAGCGCCAGCGGTTTGTCATCGGAGTCGAGCAGATCCGGTACGATCGCGCCGCGCAGACGGTCGGAGGGAATGCCCTGGTACTCGGCGCGCGTGGCGTACGCGGTGTCGGACACCTGCGGAACGATTTCGTCAAGCTCGAGGCGTCCGCTCGACACCGAGATCGTGCCCTCGATCGACGGCGCGATGACGGTCCCGGTGATCGTCAGGTCCGTGGTGAGGTCGAGCACGCCGAACTCGTTGTTCAGCACGCGGAAGTCCTCGCCCTTCAGGCGCAGCGTGACGGTGTTGGCCTGCTCGCGGCTCAGCCCGAGCTCCCCCTGCGCCGACAGTCGATCCCCCCGCGCGCTCTCGACGCCCAGTTCGGAGATGAGCACTCGCTCGTCCTCGAACGTCATGATGGCGTCGAGCTTCCTGTAACTCACGCCCGTCGCAGGCACGGTGAACGCGCCGTTGGAGACGAACACCACGCCCCGCAGATGCGGATCGCGACCCGCGCCCGTCACGCGGACGTCGACCTGCGCCTGCCCGCCGAGCCCCGTCACGTGCGGCGTCACGCCCTCGGCCAGCGCGATGTCGATCGGCGTGGACACGATCGCGACGTCGAACTTGTCCTGCTCGGACGGGGCCACGTGCTCCCCGGCGCGTCCATCGAGCGCAGTCCTCGGCACCACGCCCTTCGCCGTCACCTTCGCGAAGCCGTCCTTGTCGATCTCGACATCGATGTGCGCCAGCGTTCCGTCGAACGTGATCTGCCCGCCGGCGCTCTTCACGTCGATGTTCCGCACCCGCCCCTCGGTGACCATCACCTGGCCATCCACCAGGGGACGCTCGCGCGTTCCGGCCAGCGTCGCCGAGACGTTGAGCACGCCGTCGGCATCGACGTCCTGCGCCGCGAGGACGAGCGCATCGCCGATGTCCACGTTCACGGTTTCGACACGAACCGAAGACTCGGCATCGGCCGCCAGCCCGATGGTTCCTTCGACCTGCACGCGCTGCGTGCCGCGCGACATGTCGAGCGCACCGATCGTCACCTGCGCCGGCGTGATGTCCATGCGCGCGGTGGTCCCTGATGTCAGCGACCACGACACGCCATTGCGCGACACCTCCGCGGCGTCGAGCGTCAGTCGCTGCATCGTCTCCTCGAGCGCGAGCGAACCACGGGCCGCGAGATCGCGCACAGCGTCGTTGCCCGTGACGTCGAATCGCACGAGACGATCGGTGTAGCCGACGATGCCCTTCACCTCCGGCAGCGTCTGACCGGCGACCTGCACGCGCTGCCCGTCGACGGACGCCTGCACGTCGACGCGCTCCGGATCCCAGTCGGGCACGCGCACGGCGTACTGCGCCGTGACGGTGTCGGCCGCCACGAGATCCTCGTACGCGACCTGATCGCCTGCGATCGTGCCCGTGACGAGGACATCCGCGCGTGTTCCCGCGACTCGCCCCTCGGTGGTCGCCGCACCTGTCAGTGGCAGATCCGCCACCTTCGCCGGCTGCACGAGCGACGCGGCTTCGATGCGGTAGCGCAGGTCGGATGCCACGTCCGGCGCAAGGCCGACGACGCCGTTTGCAGACACGGTGAACCCATCGCCCGCACCATCGAGCCGGCGCACTGTCGCCTTGCCGTCTGCCACTGCCACGTCCGCCGTCAGCGTCGTGAACGGCACGCCGAACAGCGAGGACGCGTCGAGGGCCACGCTACCGTCGATCTCGATCGCGTCGATCGAGATTGCGCCGACGTCGGGGATGCCGACCTTCGCGTCGACGCGTCCCCTCAGCACGCCGCTCGCGACCGGCGTCCCCGTGAGCGTCTCGAGCGGGAAGCCCTCGATGGCGCCCTTCGCCGTGACGTCGACGCGATCCCTGTCGAGCGTCACGCTGTAGACCACGTCAGGCATGCGGCCGCCGTACGTGGTGGTGTCGGTCAACGTGCCGG
This genomic interval carries:
- a CDS encoding translocation/assembly module TamB domain-containing protein; this encodes MVRRGRRAVRALAVLLVLLVGLVVVGGVLSQTAWFRERLRRLAIRQADRALEGSLQIGSIEGTLVGGVRLRDVSVQQNGLTVVRVGTVELRYSIGDLLSDGRTVQHIAIDDVAVEAVHTADGWNVAHLLKPRPPADPNAPRATFTLPDIRVTNVQVTVRETGGQQTDAIPRRIDGLAFEGAVASSPRELSVDVRRLTFRASQPDLDLRSLAGRVVSMPAGWRFQSIAARTGESDVTVGGTMTRTGVDAPWTFDMRVAGRPVSLPEIERFVPTGGMALHPELTVGVSGTLDALALDVDVTSSEAGEAKGTVTLDATGPERGLSGTVSVADLDLAPIVGSDEAHGRITGNTTFDLRFPSATEGFPVDGTATFTGPRASAYGYDATDVTAKVRLDGARIGLDASAVAYGSRATTRGTITRPDGRQREWSLDLAGRIAGLDLRKLPAHLQVPELDSDVTGTYTATGPLSALTADVTLAASTVEGASLTDGTIGRFARAPRGFTFGATGTVAGLDVQRLGKALDVQAMTAPELAGIVNGTFDVTGEQRGSEGLRVDATGTLTDTTTYGGRMPDVVYSVTLDRDRVDVTAKGAIEGFPLETLTGTPVASGVLRGRVDAKVGIPDVGAISIDAIEIDGSVALDASSLFGVPFTTLTADVAVADGKATVRRLDGAGDGFTVSANGVVGLAPDVASDLRYRIEAASLVQPAKVADLPLTGAATTEGRVAGTRADVLVTGTIAGDQVAYEDLVAADTVTAQYAVRVPDWDPERVDVQASVDGQRVQVAGQTLPEVKGIVGYTDRLVRFDVTGNDAVRDLAARGSLALEETMQRLTLDAAEVSRNGVSWSLTSGTTARMDITPAQVTIGALDMSRGTQRVQVEGTIGLAADAESSVRVETVNVDIGDALVLAAQDVDADGVLNVSATLAGTRERPLVDGQVMVTEGRVRNIDVKSAGGQITFDGTLAHIDVEIDKDGFAKVTAKGVVPRTALDGRAGEHVAPSEQDKFDVAIVSTPIDIALAEGVTPHVTGLGGQAQVDVRVTGAGRDPHLRGVVFVSNGAFTVPATGVSYRKLDAIMTFEDERVLISELGVESARGDRLSAQGELGLSREQANTVTLRLKGEDFRVLNNEFGVLDLTTDLTITGTVIAPSIEGTISVSSGRLELDEIVPQVSDTAYATRAEYQGIPSDRLRGAIVPDLLDSDDKPLALAPGMNTFSVGRPAAPDPDVPAQTSAAASGAPSTGEAAAEPASVFENLALNVQVRIPDNLVLRGQSIEVARASIGDINATFGGDFRVAKTAGQPIVLLGAVKTVRGTYAYQGRRFDILSDGQILFRGNEEIDPRLDITAQRVIQGVEARVRIQGTASQPDLSLSSDPPLDNGDILALIVFNQPLNQLGTGQQNSLSSRAGGIAAGFVVSPLAEALGSTLSLDQFEVETTDPNGRVNPAVVIGQQVTQDLFLRFRQQFGNQQVSQFLLEYRLADYLRLQGNVAEGDGLTTGNRSLTQRIEQYGIDLVFYFSF